The DNA region TAGCTGACCACCACGCCGGGTGCTTCGAATCTCGGTGCGGCCACACTGGGAAAGCCGCGCTCGGCCAACAGCGCACGCACCTTGCGCCCGAGGGCGAACTGCTGCTCGCGCACCTCGGCGAAGCCACGCCGGCGGGTCTCCGCCATGGCGTCGCGGAGTCGACCGATCACCCCGGTCGGCATGGTGGCGTGATAGGCGTGACCGCCGCCCTCGTAGGCCACCATGATGTCGCGCCACTTCTTCAGGTCCAGCGCGAAGCTGCTGCTGGTGGTGGCCTCCATCGCCTGCACCGCCCGATCGGAGAGACAGACCATGGCGCAGCCCGGCTCCGAACTCCAGTCCTTCTGCGGCGCGGTGACCAACACGTCCACCCCGAGGGCGGCCATGTCGATCCACACCACGCCGGAGGCGATGCAGTCCAGCACGAACAACCCACCCACGGCGGCCGTCGCCGCGCCGATGCGGGCCAGATAGTCGTCGGGCAGCAGGATTCCGCTGGCGGTCTCCACATGCGGTACGAACACCACCGCCGGCCGAATCCGCGCGATCGCCTGCTCGACCTCCTCGACGGGCGCGGGGATCCACGGCGCCTGATCGCCTTCACCGGTGCGACGCGCCTTGAGCACGGTGACGCGGTCGGTGATGCGACCGGCCTCCAGGATCTGACTCCACCGGTAGCTGAAGAAGCCGTTGCGGACGACCAGCGCTTCGGCGTCGTTGGCGAATTGGCGTGCGACCGCCTCCATCCCGCATGTGCCGTTGCCGGGCAGCACGATCGCCGCGTCGGCGCCGTACACCTCGCGCAGCATCTGCGAGACGTCGTTCATGACGTCCTGGAAGCGCACCGACATGTGGTTGAGCGCGCGGTCGGTGTAGACGACGGAGTATTCGAGCAAGCCGTCGGGGTCGACCTCGGGCAGAAGTCCTGGCATGAAGCCTCTCCTAGGTGGGACGGACGGTGCCGGCCGCCGATTTCACAGCTGCCGATCCCCGCTGATCTGGACGTCGGATACGTTTCTGCCGCCGAGCCACAGGCCCAGCGCTTCGGTCGTGCCGCGCACGACCTTGCCGCGGCCACGCGGCCGGGAGATCCCGTCGGTGGGCACCACGCGATAGCGCAACAACGTGGGTTGCAGCTTCTGCACGGTCAGGTTGACGCCTTCGGCGAGGATCGCGGCCGCTTCGGCCGGCGGGATCTCGCGGGTTCGGCCCAGCCCGCGCAACACGTCCTGGTGGTGCATGGCCACGTCGCCCAACAACAGGCCGGCCAGTCTCCGGTCGGGCACCTGCGCCCAACGTCGGCCCTCCGCGATGAGTTCCGCCCGCGGCCGGCGTCGTCCGGCCGCCACGATCTCGGCGTTGATCCGATGCAGGCGCCACGGCGCACGCAGGTAAGGGCCGATCCGCGAGGTGCCGATCAGATGCGCCAACACGTCGCGCGGTGACCAGCCCGCGCACAACGTGGTGCCGTCGTCGAACTCCTCATCGGTGAGCCCGTCGACGGTGTCGACGAACGCCTGCCGTGCGCTACGGACGGTGTCCAACCGGGATGTCATCGGGCCACGCTAGCCCAGCAGATGCCGGCTCATCACGACACGCTGAATCTGGTTGGTGCCCTCGTAGATCTGGGTGATCTTCGCGTCGCGCATCATCCGCTCCACCGGGAAGTCGGTGGTGTAGCCCGCGCCGCCGAACAGTTGCACCGCGTCGGTGGTGACTTCCATGGCCACATCGGAGGCGAAGCACTTGCTCGCCGCGGAGATGAAGCCCAGACCGGTCTCGCCGCGCTCGGCACGCGCGGCGGCCGAGTACACCATCAGCCGGGCGGCCTCGAGCTTCATCGCCATGTCGGCGATCATGAACTGCACGCCCTGGAAGGTGGCGATGTTCTTGCCGAACTGCTTGCGGTCCTTGGTGTATTCGATCGCCGCGTCGAGTGCGCCCTGCGCGATACCGACCGCCTGGGCGCCGATGGTGGGACGGGTGTGGTCCAGGGTGCGCAGCGCGGTCTTGAAGCCGGTCCCCGGTTCGCCGATGATCCGGTCGCCGGGGATGCGGCAGTTCTCGAAGTACAGCTCGGTGGTGGGCGAGCCCTTGATGCCGAGCTTGTGCTCCTTGGGCCCGATGGTGAAGCCCTCGTCGTCGATGTGGATCATGAAGGCGGAGATGCCGTTGGCGCCGCGGTCGGGATCGGTCACCGCCATCACGGTGTACCAGGTGGACTTGCCGCCGTTGGTGATCCAGCACTTGGACCCGTTGAGGATCCAGTCGTCGCCGTCGGCCTTGGCGCGGGTGCGCATGGCCGCGGCGTCACTGCCCGCTTCGCGCTCGCTCAACGCGTAGGACGCCATCACCTCGCCGGCGGCCAGCCCGGGCAGCACCTGGTGCTTGAGTTCCTCGGAACCGGACAGGATCAGGCCCATGGTGCCCAGCTTGTTCACCGCGGGGATCAGCGAGGACGACGCGCAGACCCGGGCGACCTCTTCGATCACGATGCAGGCCGCCACCGAGTCCGCACCCTGTCCGCCGTAGGCCTCGGGGACGTGGACGGCGTTGAAACCCGACGCGTTCAGTGCGGTCAGGGCTTCTTCGGGGAAGCGGGCCCGCTCGTCGACGTCCTTGGCGTGCGGGGCGATCTCCTTCTCGGCCAGAGCGCGGATCGCTGCGCGCAGTTCGTCGTGCTCCTCGGGGAGCTTGAACAGGTCAAACGACGGATCTCCGGCCCACCCAGCCATGACAGCCTCCTAAGCTACTCGCCGGTAACTTTACCTTGAAGCGCCGCGTCCTTCGCAAGCACGCTGTCGGCCATCTGGTCTTGAAAGGCCACCATTCGAGCCCGCAACGCCGCATCCGCCGAACCCAGAATACGCACCGCCAGCAAACCCGCATTTCTTGCGCCGCCGATGGAAACCGTGGCCACCGGCACCCCGGCGGGCATCTGCACGATCGACAGCAACGAATCCAACCCGTCCAGTCGGGCCAGCGGGACCGGTACCCCGATCACCGGCAGCGGTGTGGCCGATGCCACCATCCCGGGCAGGTGCGCGGCACCACCCGCGCCGGCGATGATGACCTCGATACCGCGGCCGGCGGCGTCGCGCGCGTAGTCGAACATCCGCTGCGGGGTGCGGTGCGCCGAGACCACGCCGACCTCGAAACGGACATCGAACTCGGCCAGGGCCAGGGCGGCCTCTTCCATCACCGACCAGTCACTGTCACTGCCCATGATGACGCCGACCCGGGGACCGGGCTTGTGCTCACTCATGCGGGTCCCATCCATCACTCCATTCCGCGTGCGACAACCAGTGTGCCGCGCTTTCGGCCCGCTCGCGCAGAGTCGCAGAATCCTGCGCGCCCACCCCGAGCAGATTGATGTGGCCGATCTTGCGGCCCGGTCGTTCGCCCTTGCCGTACAGGTGGACCCGGGCGTCGGGATAGCGGGCGAACAGGTGGTGCAGCCGTTCGTCCATGGTCATCGCCGGCGTCTCCGGGGCCCCGAGCACGTTGGCCATCACGGTCACCGGCGCCACCGGTGTGGTGGCCCCCAGCGGATAGTCCAGTACGGCTCGCAGGTGCTGTTCGAACTGGCTGGTCGCCGCGCCGTCCATGGTCCAGTGCCCGGAATTGTGCGGGCGCATCGCCAGCTCGTTGACCAGCAACCGGCCGTCGGTGGTCTCGAACAGCTCGACCGCGAGCACTCCGACCACGCCGAGCTCGTCGGCCAATCGCAGCGCCAGTTGCTGTGCGGCGGCGGCCGACTCGGCCGAGAGATCGGGGGCGGGCGCGATCACCGTCACGCAGATCCCGTCCTGCTGCACGGTCTCGACCACCGGCCACGCCGCGCCCTGCCCGAACGGCGAGCGGGCGACCAGCGCCGAGAGTTCCCGGCGCATCGCGACGCGTTCTTCGGCGAGAACCGGAGCCCCGGCGGCCAGGTACTCCGCGACCGCGGCGCGGGCCTGGTCGATGTCGTCGACGAGGGAGACGCCGCGCCCGTCGTATCCGCCGCGGGCGGCCTTGACCACCATCGGGCCGCCGGTGAGCGCCGCGAACCCGTCGAGGTCCTGCTCGGTCTCGATGGCCGCGAATCGTGGAATCGGGGCGCCCAGTTCGGCCAGTTTGCGGCGCATCACCAGCTTGTCCTGGGCGTGCTGCAGTGCCGCGGGCGGCGGGGCGACGTTGACGCCCTCGGCGACCAGCTGGTCGAGCAGGTCGCCGGGAACGTGTTCGTGGTCGAAGGTGAGCACGGTGGCCCCGGCGGCGGCGGCGCGCAGGTCATCGAGATCGGTGTGCGAACCGATCACCACGTCCGGGGTGACCTGGGCCGCCGGCTCATCGGCCGCGGTGGCCAAGACCCGCAGTCGCTGACCCAGCGCGATCGCGGCCTGATGGGTCATCCTCGCCAGCTGACCGCCGCCCACCATGGCGACCAGGGGGTACCGCCCGCTTGCGGGAGACGGGCTACGTCCACCTGCGGGCGGTGTCGTGGTTGGGGGTTTCGGCACGCGCCATATGGTGTCATGCGGCCCGCGGTAACCGTTATCCAGTCATTAGGCACAGATCCGGCCGAGTCCGTACACTGGCAACTTGTGTCTTTTACCGACGCCACCATCGCCCGCCTGCCGCGGGTGATCCGTCCGCTGGCCGAGCGCCATCACGAGTTGATCAAGTTCGCCATCGTCGGCGCAACCACCTTCGTGATCGACTCGGCGCTGTTCTACACGCTCAAGCTGACGATCCTGGCGCCCAAGCCCGTCACCGCCAAGGTCATCTCCGGGATCGTCGCGGTGATCGCGTCCTACATCCTCAACCGGGAGTGGAGCTTCAAGGACCGCGGCGGCCGGGAACGACACCACGAAGCACTGCTGTTCTTCGGCGTCAGCGGCGTCGGGGTGGTGTTGTCCATGGCCCCGTTGTGGTTCTCCAGCTATGTCCTGCAGTTGCGGGCACCGATGGTGTCGTTGACCCTGGAGAACATCTCCGACTTCGTCTCGGCCTACATCATCGGCAACCTGCTGCAGATGGCGTTCCGGTTCTGGGCGTTTCGGCGCTGGGTCTTTCCCGACGAGTTCGCGCGCAGCACCGACGCCGCACTCGACGCGACGATCGAGACGGGTGCACTGGCCGAGGCGCTGGAGGATTCCCGGGAAAACCACCCGGACAGCGGGGTGGTGACGCTGTTCCGGCGTCCGCCCCGGCGTCAGCCGCCGACCGACGGGTTGTCGAAGACTTCGTGATACAGCAGCGTGTGGACCTGTTCCACGCGCGGGACGTCGTAGAACTCCAACGGTTCCTGTGACGCCGATTCGATGATCAGCGTGCCGGTCCGCAGCATCCGGTCGATGAACCCGTGCACGAACTCGACGCTGTTGATCCGGCTCAGCGCGATGTCGAGGCCGCTGCGGGTCAGCAGACCGTGCCGGAACATCACCCGCCGGTCGGTGACCACGAAGTGCGTCGTCAACCACCCCAGGAACGGCCAGAGCGTCAGCCACCCCACCACCACGGCCCAGATCGCCCAGACCACCCCGAAGACCACGTTCTTGGCGGTGGGATCCCAGGCCCGGGGATTGACGATCCCGCAGGCGAAGGCCGCGCACGCGGTCGCGGAGAACAGCACCAGCACCGGGACGATCAATCGCTTGACGTGCGGGTGCCGATGCACCACCACCTGTTCGTCGTCGGCGAGCACGCTCTCCGGGTATGCCACGGGACGTCCTACCCGGTGGGCCGCAGCCGGGTCACGTCGCCGGCCGAGACGGTGACCGGCCCGTCACCGGTGGCGATGACCAGCCGGCCCATCTCGTCGATGGACTCCGCATGGCCCTCCACCCGCCGGTCACCGGGGATCTCGGCCCGCACCTGCACACCCAGGGTGCAACTGTGTCGCCGGTAGTCGGCCACCAGTGCGGCGTCGGCCCCGCCCGCGGCACGCCAGGCCGAGACCCGCTGCGCCAGGTTCCGAAGCACCGTCTCCGCCCAGACGTTTCGGTCGAGCACCGCGGCGCCGAGCATCGCCAGTGACACCGCCGCCGGATCCGGGGCCTGTTCGGCGGTCATGGTCACGTTCAGGCCGAGTCCGACCACGATCTGCTGTTTGGGGGCGGCGACCTCGGCCAGGATGCCCGCCAGCTTCCCATCGTCGACGATGACGTCGTTGGGCCATTTCAGGCCGACCCGCAGACCCGACACCTCGGCGATCGCGTCCGCCACGGCGACGCCGGTGGCCAGGGTCAGCCAGCCCCATCCCGAGGTCGGTACGTCATCGGCCGCGATTCCCACCGACAGCGAAAGCTGGCTGCGCGCCGGGGCCTCCCAGCGCCGCCCGTGCCGGCCGCGCCCCGCCGTCTGGTGCTCGGCCAACAGCACCGCCCCGTCGATGTCCTCGCCGGCTGCGGCGCGCGCCAACAGATCGGCGTTGGTGGATCCGGTTTCGGCGACCACATCTACTGCGCGCCAGCCGTGCGGACCGATCAGTCGGGCGCGAAGCCCGGCCACGTCGAGCGCGGGGGTGTCCATGATCGCCAGCTTACGGGCGGTACGGGCTTCCGAAGAGCCACCACACGATCTAGGTTGGCATCATCATGGCCCGATTCCGCGCTACCGGTAAAGACGTCGCCTGCGACTACGACGAGCACGACGTGACCGTCGTGCCGCCCAAAGCCGAAGCGGCGGGCGTCCGCGCGGTGTGGGTATCGCTGCAACGCAGCCTGGCCCAGATGGGCCTGCTGCGGACCGGTGCCGCGTGGGCCCGGCTGAACCAGCGGCACGGCTTCGACTGCCCCGGCTGTGCCTGGCCCGAGGAGCAGGGCGGCCGCAAAATCGCGGAGTTCTGCGAGAACGGCGCGAAAGCCGTCGCCGAGGAGGCGACCAGTCGCGTCATCGGCCCCGAGTTCTTCGCCCGGCACTCGGTCACCGAACTGTCGGGCAAACCGGAGTACTGGTTGTCACAGCAGGGCCGGCTGACCCACCCGATGGTGCTGCGGCCCGGCGACGACCACTACCGCCCGATCGACTGGGACGACGCCTATCGGCTGATCGCCGATGAACTCCGGTCGCTGGGCAGTCCCGACGAGGCGGTGTTCTACACCTCCGGGCGCACCAGTAACGAGGCCGCGTTCGCCTATCAGTTGATGGTGCGCAGCTTCGGCACCAACAACCTGCCCGACTGCAGCAACATGTGCCACGAGTCGTCGGGTACCGCACTGACCGAATCGATCGGGATCGGCAAGGGCTCGGTGACCGTCGAGGACATCGAGCACGCGGATCTGATCCTGATCGCCGGCCAGAATCCGGGCACCAACCACCCGCGCATGCTGTCGGTGTTGGAGAAGGCCAAGGCCAACGGGGCACGGGTGGTGGCGATCAACCCGCTCCCCGAAGCCGGGTTGATCCGTTTCAAGGATCCGCAGAAGCTGCACGGTGTGGTGGGCCGCGGTGTGTCGATCGCCGACGAGTTCGTGCAGATCCGCTTGGGCGGCGACATGGCGTTGTTCGCCGGGCTGGGCCGGTTGCTGTTGGAGGCCGAGGACCGCGATCCGGGCACCGTGGTGGACCGTGCCTTCATCGAGGCGCACTGCGCCGGGTTCGACGAGTACCAGCGGCGAACGCGCGCAGTCGATTTCGACGTCGTGTCGGCCGCGACCGGGATCGAGCACGCCCAATTGGTGCGTGTCGCGGAGTTGTTGCGGACCTCGCAGCGCACGGTGCTGTGTTGGGCCATGGGCCTGACCCAGCACAGTCATGCGGTCGCCACCATCGGCGAGGCCACCAATGTGCTGCTGCTGCGCGGCATGATCGGCAAACCGGGTGCGGGCGTGTGCCCGGTGCGGGGGCACTCCAACGTGCAGGGCGACCGCACGATGGGGATCTACGAGAAGATGCCCGAGTCCTTCCTGTCGGCACTGGATCGCCGGTTCGGCATCGAGACCCCGCGGGAACACGGGTATGACACGGTCGCCGCGATCCGGGCGATGCGTGACGGCCGGGTCCGGATGTTCATGGCGATGGGCGGCAACTTCGCCTCGGCGACACCGGACACCGAGGTCACCGAGGCCGCGTTGCGCCGTTGTGCGCTGACGGTGCAGGTGTCGACCAAACTGAACCGCAGCCATGTCGTCCACGGCACCACCGCACTGATTCTTCCGGCCTTGGGGCGCACCGATCGCGACATTCGAAATGGCCGCAAAGAGGTTGTGTCGGTTGAGGATTCGATGTCCATGGTGCATCTGTCTCGGGGCCGCCTGCAGCCGCCGAGCGATATGGTGCGCAGCGAAGTGCAGATCGTCTGCGACGTGGCGCGCCGCACGCTCGGTCCCGATCACCCGGTGCCGTGGGAACGGTTCTCCGACGACTACGACAGCATTCGGGATGCGATCGCCGACGTGGTTCCCGGCTGCGCCGATTACAACGTCCGGGTCCGCCGGCCCGACGGCTTCCTACTTCCCCACCCGCCGCGGGATTCCCGTGAGTTCCCCACCCACACCGGCCGGGCCAACTTCGCCGTCAATCCGCTGGAATGGGTACCGACGCCACCCGGTCGCCTGGTGCTGCAGACGCTGCGCAGCCACGACCAGTACAACACCACGATCTACGGA from Mycolicibacter sp. MU0083 includes:
- a CDS encoding PH domain-containing protein — translated: MAYPESVLADDEQVVVHRHPHVKRLIVPVLVLFSATACAAFACGIVNPRAWDPTAKNVVFGVVWAIWAVVVGWLTLWPFLGWLTTHFVVTDRRVMFRHGLLTRSGLDIALSRINSVEFVHGFIDRMLRTGTLIIESASQEPLEFYDVPRVEQVHTLLYHEVFDNPSVGG
- a CDS encoding FdhF/YdeP family oxidoreductase → MARFRATGKDVACDYDEHDVTVVPPKAEAAGVRAVWVSLQRSLAQMGLLRTGAAWARLNQRHGFDCPGCAWPEEQGGRKIAEFCENGAKAVAEEATSRVIGPEFFARHSVTELSGKPEYWLSQQGRLTHPMVLRPGDDHYRPIDWDDAYRLIADELRSLGSPDEAVFYTSGRTSNEAAFAYQLMVRSFGTNNLPDCSNMCHESSGTALTESIGIGKGSVTVEDIEHADLILIAGQNPGTNHPRMLSVLEKAKANGARVVAINPLPEAGLIRFKDPQKLHGVVGRGVSIADEFVQIRLGGDMALFAGLGRLLLEAEDRDPGTVVDRAFIEAHCAGFDEYQRRTRAVDFDVVSAATGIEHAQLVRVAELLRTSQRTVLCWAMGLTQHSHAVATIGEATNVLLLRGMIGKPGAGVCPVRGHSNVQGDRTMGIYEKMPESFLSALDRRFGIETPREHGYDTVAAIRAMRDGRVRMFMAMGGNFASATPDTEVTEAALRRCALTVQVSTKLNRSHVVHGTTALILPALGRTDRDIRNGRKEVVSVEDSMSMVHLSRGRLQPPSDMVRSEVQIVCDVARRTLGPDHPVPWERFSDDYDSIRDAIADVVPGCADYNVRVRRPDGFLLPHPPRDSREFPTHTGRANFAVNPLEWVPTPPGRLVLQTLRSHDQYNTTIYGLDDRYRGIKGGRRVVFVNPTDIEALGLRDGDRVDLVSEWRGEDGELQERYAKDFLVVAYSTPVGNAAAYYPETNPLVPLDHTAARSNTPVSKAVVIRLEPAARR
- a CDS encoding maleylpyruvate isomerase family mycothiol-dependent enzyme, with the translated sequence MTSRLDTVRSARQAFVDTVDGLTDEEFDDGTTLCAGWSPRDVLAHLIGTSRIGPYLRAPWRLHRINAEIVAAGRRRPRAELIAEGRRWAQVPDRRLAGLLLGDVAMHHQDVLRGLGRTREIPPAEAAAILAEGVNLTVQKLQPTLLRYRVVPTDGISRPRGRGKVVRGTTEALGLWLGGRNVSDVQISGDRQL
- a CDS encoding biotin--[acetyl-CoA-carboxylase] ligase produces the protein MDTPALDVAGLRARLIGPHGWRAVDVVAETGSTNADLLARAAAGEDIDGAVLLAEHQTAGRGRHGRRWEAPARSQLSLSVGIAADDVPTSGWGWLTLATGVAVADAIAEVSGLRVGLKWPNDVIVDDGKLAGILAEVAAPKQQIVVGLGLNVTMTAEQAPDPAAVSLAMLGAAVLDRNVWAETVLRNLAQRVSAWRAAGGADAALVADYRRHSCTLGVQVRAEIPGDRRVEGHAESIDEMGRLVIATGDGPVTVSAGDVTRLRPTG
- a CDS encoding aminotransferase class V-fold PLP-dependent enzyme; protein product: MPGLLPEVDPDGLLEYSVVYTDRALNHMSVRFQDVMNDVSQMLREVYGADAAIVLPGNGTCGMEAVARQFANDAEALVVRNGFFSYRWSQILEAGRITDRVTVLKARRTGEGDQAPWIPAPVEEVEQAIARIRPAVVFVPHVETASGILLPDDYLARIGAATAAVGGLFVLDCIASGVVWIDMAALGVDVLVTAPQKDWSSEPGCAMVCLSDRAVQAMEATTSSSFALDLKKWRDIMVAYEGGGHAYHATMPTGVIGRLRDAMAETRRRGFAEVREQQFALGRKVRALLAERGFPSVAAPRFEAPGVVVSYTTDPDIRTGAKFKAHGLQTAAGVPLQCDEPASFSTFRVGLFGLDKLADVEGTVARLRAAIDQIG
- a CDS encoding acyl-CoA dehydrogenase — protein: MAGWAGDPSFDLFKLPEEHDELRAAIRALAEKEIAPHAKDVDERARFPEEALTALNASGFNAVHVPEAYGGQGADSVAACIVIEEVARVCASSSLIPAVNKLGTMGLILSGSEELKHQVLPGLAAGEVMASYALSEREAGSDAAAMRTRAKADGDDWILNGSKCWITNGGKSTWYTVMAVTDPDRGANGISAFMIHIDDEGFTIGPKEHKLGIKGSPTTELYFENCRIPGDRIIGEPGTGFKTALRTLDHTRPTIGAQAVGIAQGALDAAIEYTKDRKQFGKNIATFQGVQFMIADMAMKLEAARLMVYSAAARAERGETGLGFISAASKCFASDVAMEVTTDAVQLFGGAGYTTDFPVERMMRDAKITQIYEGTNQIQRVVMSRHLLG
- a CDS encoding GtrA family protein; amino-acid sequence: MSFTDATIARLPRVIRPLAERHHELIKFAIVGATTFVIDSALFYTLKLTILAPKPVTAKVISGIVAVIASYILNREWSFKDRGGRERHHEALLFFGVSGVGVVLSMAPLWFSSYVLQLRAPMVSLTLENISDFVSAYIIGNLLQMAFRFWAFRRWVFPDEFARSTDAALDATIETGALAEALEDSRENHPDSGVVTLFRRPPRRQPPTDGLSKTS
- a CDS encoding 5-(carboxyamino)imidazole ribonucleotide synthase, with product MVAMVGGGQLARMTHQAAIALGQRLRVLATAADEPAAQVTPDVVIGSHTDLDDLRAAAAGATVLTFDHEHVPGDLLDQLVAEGVNVAPPPAALQHAQDKLVMRRKLAELGAPIPRFAAIETEQDLDGFAALTGGPMVVKAARGGYDGRGVSLVDDIDQARAAVAEYLAAGAPVLAEERVAMRRELSALVARSPFGQGAAWPVVETVQQDGICVTVIAPAPDLSAESAAAAQQLALRLADELGVVGVLAVELFETTDGRLLVNELAMRPHNSGHWTMDGAATSQFEQHLRAVLDYPLGATTPVAPVTVMANVLGAPETPAMTMDERLHHLFARYPDARVHLYGKGERPGRKIGHINLLGVGAQDSATLRERAESAAHWLSHAEWSDGWDPHE
- the purE gene encoding 5-(carboxyamino)imidazole ribonucleotide mutase; amino-acid sequence: MSEHKPGPRVGVIMGSDSDWSVMEEAALALAEFDVRFEVGVVSAHRTPQRMFDYARDAAGRGIEVIIAGAGGAAHLPGMVASATPLPVIGVPVPLARLDGLDSLLSIVQMPAGVPVATVSIGGARNAGLLAVRILGSADAALRARMVAFQDQMADSVLAKDAALQGKVTGE